CCGGTGGTGATTTCCACGCCGGCGGTGTGCTTGTACTCGGGGTGGCCCGGGGTCAGCGAATCCCAGGTGCGCAGTGCCTTGAGGTCGTCCAGTTCCAGGCCGTAGCCGGAGAGGAACAGCTGGATGTACAGGGTCAGCGAGGAGTGGCCGGGTGAGAGGATGAACCGGTCACGTCCCAGCCAGTCCGGGTCGCGGGGATCGTGACGCATCATCTTCTGAAAGAGAAGGTACGCGGCCGGGGCCAGGCTCATGGCCGTGCCCGGGTGGCCGTTGCCGACCTTCTCCACGGCGTCCGCGGCCAAAACGCGGGCGGTATCAACCGCGCGGTCGTCTACGGGCGTCCAGTTAAGTGTTGTTTCAGTTGCAGCGCCCGGGAGCGTCACATTTGTTGTCGGATTCATGGTGTGTCCTTTGTGGATCTGGTCGGCATACAGCGGCCGGACGGATGTTTTCTGGTTGATATCCATGATTGCGAACCAAAGGGGTAGGGGTAACACTGTTTTCTGACGGTTCTTCCTACCCTTTTGGGTTGGACAGGCATTTCGGACCGGGTAGTCTGTCCGGATGGGCAACGTTGCCCATCAGCCCGTGAAGGAACTCACCATGCCTCTTCCAGACCTGCCGTGGCCGCTGCTACAGAGCGTGGCAGCCTTGGCCGATGCCCCCCTTTCCCAGATTGCAGAACGCCTTCGGGATGCAACCCTGCCCTCCATGGGAAGCAGCGCCCTGGTCATCTTCACGGAAGACTGCACCGGGCGCCCGCAGAAGAAGGCGGGCGATGAGGACATCATCTCCCGCGTCTCCATCACCGAGCTGGACACGCTCCGCGCCACCCTTAAGGATGAGGGCCCATGGTTCGGGGAAGCCGAGCTCGCCGGCAAGACCCGCCCCGTGCTCGCCCTGAAGCACGCAGCAAGCAACGCCCTCCTAATCCTCACCGATCCCCCTGCCGATCCGGGGCGCAGCGACGGGCTGGAACTGGTGACGTATCTGTGGCGCCTCACCGCGCGGCGCATCCAGGAGAAGGTGGCCGATGCGCCGCCGTCGTACTTGCTTGAATCGCGCGCGGCATCCGCCGAACGCCTCCGGGTGACGGCGGAACTGACGGATGTGCACTCCACCACCCTGGAGACCCTCCTGGCAGCCCTAAGGTCATCCTCCCTGGACGATGCGGCGGCGCGCACCACCGTCACCGACCTCACTGCCAAAGCGTTGATCGGGCTGCGGACGCATAGCGACCGCACCACCGACCTGGTGAAGGAGCCCGTCGCCAAGGCCTTCGAACGCCTGCGGGAGGACCTGCGGCCGCTCACACGCTACAGCGGCATCGAGATCGAATTTATTGAACCGCCGCTGAACGGAAGGGCCCTGCCTGGCGAAGTTGCGCACGCGGCACGGGCCATCGTCCGCGGGCTGGTGCTGGCCATGACGGAGCAGCCGGATGTCAGCAGGGTGCGGACGCAGTGGGACTGCGACGGCGACAACCTGCTGATCAACGTCCGCGACGACGGCCGGGGTGCACTTAAGGCCGACTCCCCGAGCATCGCCCGCCTGGACCGCCGCGTGCAGGCCCTCACCGGAACCCTGCGGATCGACGT
The window above is part of the Pseudarthrobacter sp. IC2-21 genome. Proteins encoded here:
- a CDS encoding LuxR C-terminal-related transcriptional regulator → MPLPDLPWPLLQSVAALADAPLSQIAERLRDATLPSMGSSALVIFTEDCTGRPQKKAGDEDIISRVSITELDTLRATLKDEGPWFGEAELAGKTRPVLALKHAASNALLILTDPPADPGRSDGLELVTYLWRLTARRIQEKVADAPPSYLLESRAASAERLRVTAELTDVHSTTLETLLAALRSSSLDDAAARTTVTDLTAKALIGLRTHSDRTTDLVKEPVAKAFERLREDLRPLTRYSGIEIEFIEPPLNGRALPGEVAHAARAIVRGLVLAMTEQPDVSRVRTQWDCDGDNLLINVRDDGRGALKADSPSIARLDRRVQALTGTLRIDVMPGWGADVFVTLPLDLKKTSPAGDVAGWDLAARELEVLEHLVAGHRNRTIASTLGISENTVKFHVRNLFRKLDVGSRTEAIALAHSHGLR